From one Thermodesulfovibrionales bacterium genomic stretch:
- a CDS encoding acetyl-CoA decarbonylase/synthase complex subunit delta → MAFAAPTETYPGKVFEVTIGTDNPAKFGGENVLTFHSFEGNVPNRPLIAFEIQDIPPDDWPETVKNVYASVSGDPVTWAGYCQNELKAKAIALRLIGTHPDRENRSPEDAAKTVKDVLAAIKVPLIILGSNSSEKDSSVLVAAAEAAKDKNCIIGKAQEANYKTIAAAAMANNHKLIAMSELDINLSKQLNILITQMGFEKERLITDPMCSALGYGVEYTYSVMERIRLAALTQNDATMQPPMLGDVGMYVWKVKETQAPEADLPLWGSLEERGIAWETTTAGALLVAGAELLIMRHPAAVKSVEKFIDELM, encoded by the coding sequence ATGGCTTTTGCTGCTCCGACAGAGACGTATCCGGGCAAGGTTTTTGAGGTTACCATAGGAACCGATAACCCCGCCAAGTTCGGCGGAGAGAACGTACTGACCTTCCATTCTTTTGAAGGGAATGTCCCGAACAGACCTCTCATAGCCTTTGAGATCCAAGACATTCCTCCTGATGACTGGCCTGAGACTGTGAAGAATGTCTATGCAAGCGTTTCGGGCGACCCCGTCACGTGGGCCGGATACTGCCAGAACGAACTGAAGGCAAAGGCAATAGCCCTCAGGCTTATCGGTACACATCCGGACAGGGAAAACCGTTCTCCCGAGGACGCTGCCAAAACAGTAAAGGACGTCCTTGCCGCTATCAAAGTCCCTCTCATCATCCTCGGCAGCAACAGTTCCGAGAAGGATTCCTCTGTGCTCGTTGCGGCTGCAGAGGCAGCCAAGGACAAGAATTGCATTATCGGGAAGGCACAGGAAGCCAACTACAAGACGATCGCCGCTGCGGCAATGGCGAACAATCACAAGCTCATCGCGATGTCAGAGCTCGACATCAACCTCTCAAAGCAGCTCAACATTCTCATAACCCAGATGGGCTTCGAGAAAGAGCGGCTCATAACCGACCCGATGTGCTCTGCCCTAGGATACGGCGTTGAATATACGTATTCCGTCATGGAGAGGATACGGCTTGCAGCGCTTACGCAGAATGACGCGACGATGCAGCCTCCCATGCTTGGTGATGTCGGGATGTACGTGTGGAAGGTCAAGGAAACCCAGGCTCCCGAGGCCGACCTTCCCCTCTGGGGTTCTCTTGAGGAGAGGGGCATTGCCTGGGAGACGACTACGGCAGGAGCGCTGCTTGTTGCAGGAGCTGAGCTTCTGATCATGAGGCATCCGGCAGCGGTAAAATCAGTCGAAAAATTCATTGACGAGTTAATGTAA
- a CDS encoding dihydropteroate synthase, producing the protein MFIIGEKLSIIAKRVREAMMKKDKGPIQEIATTQWKQGAGMIDANIGPAEDGGEDLMQWMVTTIQEVVSLPVCLDTTNFKAIEAGLKVHNNQWGRPLINSTSNDPERFPILELGAKYHAQVIGLTVGKGGLPADAEERAGIAAEIMARAMECGVPLEDLYLDPLVLQIATSQDHALHVIKSIKMFQELNDPPMKTVVGLSNISNGCPKTLRPILNKYFFLLLMEAGLTAAIADAHEMAEVIKTVDVITGRTLYAHSYLEM; encoded by the coding sequence ATGTTTATTATCGGAGAGAAATTGAGCATCATAGCCAAGAGGGTCAGAGAGGCTATGATGAAGAAGGACAAGGGGCCTATCCAGGAAATCGCGACGACCCAGTGGAAGCAGGGGGCTGGAATGATCGACGCCAACATAGGACCTGCTGAGGACGGAGGAGAAGACCTGATGCAATGGATGGTCACGACTATTCAGGAGGTTGTCTCCCTTCCCGTCTGTCTCGATACGACGAATTTCAAGGCGATTGAGGCTGGATTAAAGGTACATAATAACCAGTGGGGCCGGCCATTGATCAATTCCACCTCGAACGACCCTGAACGATTCCCTATCCTTGAGCTGGGGGCAAAGTATCATGCCCAGGTCATCGGACTTACCGTTGGAAAGGGTGGCCTTCCCGCTGATGCCGAAGAGAGGGCAGGGATAGCGGCAGAAATCATGGCTAGGGCGATGGAGTGCGGCGTTCCTCTCGAAGACCTCTACCTTGATCCCCTCGTCCTGCAGATAGCGACCTCCCAGGACCATGCCCTCCACGTTATAAAGTCCATAAAGATGTTCCAGGAATTGAACGATCCGCCCATGAAGACCGTGGTGGGCTTAAGCAATATATCGAACGGCTGTCCCAAAACACTGAGGCCGATATTGAACAAGTACTTTTTCCTGCTGCTCATGGAAGCCGGCCTGACAGCGGCGATTGCTGACGCCCATGAAATGGCCGAGGTCATCAAGACCGTTGATGTGATCACGGGCAGGACCCTGTACGCCCATTCCTATCTGGAAATGTAA